In Sphingomonas sp. SUN019, the genomic window GTCATCCCACAGTTCCGACCACCCCTCACGCGCCGGACGGCCGAGCACGCCCGGATGCTTCGTGCCGATCGTCGGGGCGTAAGCGTCGTTGTAGAAGGCGAAGAACTCTGGTCCCCAGAACATGACGATTTCGGCGCTGGCGGGTAGGACCATGCTGACCGCGTTGACCAATGTCTCGGGCCAGCCCGCGATCGGCCCCAATGGCGTCGACGCCCAGTCATGCGCCAAGATCAGCGCGCCCATGGCGCCGCCGCCCGCGAACATCGTCGCGCCTGCACCCGCTGATGAGTCTGTCATTTCCATCGCAAGGCGCTGACTAGACTAGCAAGCGTGCCGCTCAAAGCCCGATCGGTGGCGCGCCGCCAACTTCCGCGCTAATCGACATGGCCATGAAAGCCGCCTTCCGATCGATCCACCATCACCGCATGGTCCGCGTGGCCGCTGCGACGCCGATCGCCAGCGTCGGCGATCCCGCCGCCAACGCCGCCGAGACGATCGCGCTGGCGAAACGCGCGCACGACGAAGCGGTCGATCTGGTCGTCTTTCCCGAACTGAACGTCAGCAGCTATGCGATCGACGACCTTCACCTGCAATCGGCGTTGCAAGGTGCGACGCGCGACGCGCTGGCGGCGATCGTCGCGGCGACCGCGAAGCTGAAACCGGTGCTGATCGTCGGTGCGGCGCTGGTCAGGAACGCGCGGCTCTACAACACCGCAGTCGTCATCGCGCGCGGCCGCGTGCTGGGCGTCGTGCCAAAGACCTTCCTGCCCAACTACCGCGAATATTACGAGAAGCGCCTGTTCGCGAGCGGCGCGGGGCTGTCCGGGCTGACGATCGACCTGAACGGCGAAGACGTGCCGTTCGGGGCCGACCAGATCTTCGCCGCGCACGACCTGCCGCATTTCAGCTTCCACGTCGAAATCTGCGAGGATTACTGGTCCCCCACCCCGCCCTCCACGCTGGGCGCGCTGGCGGGGGCGCTGATCTGCTGCAATCTGTCCGCGTCGAACGTCACGATCGGCAAGGCGCGCGACCGCGATACGCTGTCCGCGGCGCAATCGATGCGCGCCATCTGCGCCTATGTCTATTCCGCCGCCGGGCCGGGCGAGAGCACGATCGATCTGGCGTGGGACGGTCAGGGCACGATCCATGAACTGGGCGAACTGATTGGCGCGTCGACCCGCTTCCCGCGCGAACCCGACCTGCTGATCCGCGACGTCGATTGCGAACGGCTGTTGCAGGAACGGCTGCGCACTGGCACCTTCAACGACGCCGCCGCGCTAGCGCACCACCCCGAGACGCGCTTCCGCCGCATCGCGTTCGACCATAAGCCCGATTTCGCCGACATCGGCCTGCGCCGCGACATCCGCCGTTTCCCGTTCGTCCCCGACACCCCCGAACGGCTGGACGCCGATTGCTACGAGGCGTTCAACATCCAGGTCGAGGGGCTGACGAAGCGGCTGGTGGCGACTGGCTCGCAGCGGCTGGTGATCGGCGTATCGGGCGGGCTCGATTCGACCCACGCGCTGATCGTCGCGGCGAAGGCGCTCGACCGGCTCGACCGCCCGCGGACCGACATTCTCGGCGTGACGATGCCCGGATTTGCGACCAGCGACGGCACCAAATCGAATGCCTGGACGCTGATGCGCGCTCTGGGCGTTTCCGCGGAGGAGATCGACATCCGCCCCGCCGCGCGCCGGATGCTGGAGGATATCGGCCACCCGTTCGGTGACGGCGAACCGCAGTATGACGTGACGTTCGAGAACGTTCAGGCGGGCCTGCGCACCGATTACCTCTTCCGCCTGGCCAACCAGCGCCACGGCATCGTCGTCGGCACGGGCGACCTCAGCGAACTCGCGCTCGGCTGGTGCACCTACGGTGTCGGCGATCACATGAGCCATTACGGCGTCAACGCCGGCGTGCCGAAGACGCTGATCCAGTTCCTGATCCGCTGGGCGATCGCCACCGACCAGTACGACCGGGAAACCGATACGGTGCTGGAAGCGATCCTGAACACCGAAATCTCGCCCGAACTGGTCCCCGCCGGGGCCGACGGCGCGATCCAGAGCACCGAAAGCAAGATCGGGCCGTACGCGCTCAACGACTTCTTCACGCATTACGTCATCCGTCGCGGCCTCGCGCCGTCGAAGATCGCCTTCCTCGCCTGGCACGCGTGGCGCGATGCGGCCGCGGGAAACTGGCCCGCCGGATATCCCGAAAACGGCCGCGCGGCGTATGAGATTGAAACGATCACACACTGGCTCGAACGCTTCCTGACGCGCTTCTTCCAGACCAGCCAGTTCAAGCGATCGGCGCTGCCCAACGGCCCGAAAGTGTCGGCCGGCGGCGCGCTGTCGCCGCGCGGGGACTGGCGCGCGCCGTCGGATGGGACCGCGGCCGCGTGGCTTGCAGAACTTACGCAAAACGGACCGCATTAACCTAGCGGCGAAACCCGCCGTTTACCCTGTCGCCCTATCACCGGTTGGATGGCGAGGCGCAGGTACAACAGGGTTGCGGAAGCGATCGCGCTGGGAACAGTGTATTTCGCCGCCGCCGCCGTGACGATCGCCGGCACGCGCTTCGACGGCGGGGTCGCCTTTCTGTGGATCGCGACCGCGGTGCTGACCGCCCGGCTGGTAACGCAGAAGACGTCGCGATGGCCCGCATCGATCGCGGCCTGTTTCATCGCGGGCGCAGCCGCAACCACCCTGTTCGGCTTCGGCGCAACGGCGGCGCTTCCGCTGGCGGTCGTCAACGTCGCGGAGGCGGTCCTCGGCGCGGCGCTGCTGCGACGGCTCAGCGGCGGTCGAACCGTCAACGACACGCACCACTGGCTGATCGCCTTCGTTGTCTCGGCCGGAATGGCGGGGCCTCTGGCCGGCGCGATCGGTGCGGGGGCCACGATCCACCTGCTCTACGGCCGCGCCTTCCTGCCCGAAGCGTTGCACTGGTACAGCGGCCATGCGCTCGGCACGCTCGCCTTCATGCCGATCGCGGTGATGATCCTGCGCGGCGAAGCGGCGCGGCTGCTGCGCAATACGCGGCGCGCGAAGCTGGTCGAGCTGGCGATGCTGCTGACGTTGGTGGCGCTGGTCAGCCTGATCACCTTCGCGCAGGATCGCATGCCCCTGCTATTCCTGCCGATGCTGCCGATCGTGCTCGCCACGTTCCGCGGCGGCGCGTTGTCGACCGCCGCGTCGATCGTGGTCGTTTCCCTGATCGGCGGCGCATTCACGCTGAACGGCCACGGGCCGATCGCGCTGATGGACGGCGATGTCGGCTCCCGCATCCAGTTCCTGCAATTCTTCATCGCAGCGACGATGCTGACGGTGCTGCCCGCCAACGCCGAGTTGCAACGCCGCGCGGAACTGTTCCGCCGCCTGCGCGAAAGCGAGGCGCGCTACCGCATGGTCACCGACAACACGACCGACATCATCATCAACATCGACATCCACGGACGGCTGCGCTTCGTATCATCGTCGATCCGCGAGATCGGCGGGCATGATCCGGACGCGCTGGTCGGCCGCCACGTATCGGTGCTGGTCGACGCGACCGAAGTCGACAAGATGCGCGAGATGATCGCGGCGACCGTCGATGATCCGATGCGCGTCACGGTCAGCGAATATCGCGCCCCGACGCGCAGCGGCGAACGCTGGTTCGAAAGCCGCACGCGGGCGGTGCTGGACGACGACGGCGTGGTGACCGGCCTGGTCAGCGCGGTGCGCGACGTGACCCACCGCAAGGAACATGAAGACAGCCTGGCGCGCGCCGCGCTGACCGATCCGTTGACGGGTCTGGCGAACCGGATCGCGTTTCGCACCGAACTGACGCGGCAGGTCGCGACCGGCACGGGCGGCTGCGTCGCGGTGTTCGACCTCGATCATTTCAAGCTGGTGAACGATCGCCACGGCCATGCCGCGGGCGACGAGGTGCTGCGCCGCTTCGCCGCCATCGCACGCGCCGCGGTGCGCGATCAGGACATGGTCGCACGCCTGGGCGGGGAAGAATTCGCCGTCGTCCTGCCCGACGCATCGATCGAACAGGCGCGGCTGGTATGCGACCGGTTGCGCGCGGCGGTCGGCGCGACACGTTGTTCGGTCGACAGCGGCACGATCGCCGTGACGGTCAGCGGCGGGGTCGCATCCTATCGCGCCGGCGACGCCGACGACGCCGTGCTGCACGCCGCCGACACCGCGCTGTATCGCGCCAAGGACGCCGGGCGCGACCGGCTGGCGCTCGCCGCCTGAGACGCTTGCCTTTGCCCGCGGCCCGCGTCACGACGTGATGCGCAAGCCGGAGAGGACAGCCATGAAACTCTATACGTCGATCGGCCCCAATCCGCGTGTCGTCACGATCTTCCTTGCCGAAAAGGGCGTCGACTTGCCGACCGAGAAGGTCGACATCATGGCCGGCGACAACCGTCGCGCGCCCTACACCGGCACCAATCCGGCAAGCACCACACCGGCGCTGATGCTGGACGACGGCGATGTCGTGAGCGAGATCACCGCGATCTGCGAATATCTCGATGAACTGCATCCCGAACCGCCGCTGATCGGCGCGACGCCTGCGCAGCGCGCCGCGACCCGGATGTGGGTGCGCCGTATCGACCTGACGGTCACGTCGCCGATGACCTTCGGCTTTCGCGGCGCGGAGGGCCTGAAGATGTTCGAACAACGGCTGCGCTGCGTGCCGGAGGCGTCGCCGGGGATGAAGGCCTGCGCGCAGGACGGCCTGGCCTTCATCGACGCGCAGATGGCGGGGCGGGATTATATCGCGGGCGACCGCCTGACGCTCGCCGACATATTGCTGTTCGCGTTCGTCGAATTCGGCAGCCGTATCGGCCAGCCGCTCGATGCGGCGCACGGCAATCTGGCGGCATGGTATGAGCGGTTGAAGGCGCGCCCGGCGTTCGCGGGGTGAGGATCAGCCTGACCGTCAGGCGTTCCGCGCCATCAACCCGCCGTCGACCGGGATCACCGCGCCGGTCACGTAACTCGCCGCGGGCAGGCACAGGCTGAGCGTCACGAACGCCACCTCCTCCGGCCGACCATAGCGCCTGAGCGCGGTTCGCCGGTGCGCATAGGTCGCTTTCGCGTCATCGGGAACGCTCGCGGTCATTCCCGTGTCGATCGGCCCCGGACAGATGCAATTGACCGTGATGCCCCCCTTGCCCAGTTCGACCGCAAGGCTGCGCGTCAGACCGATCGCCCCAGCCTTCGCCGCCGAATAGGCGCTGAACCCGGCGGTCGCGCCCAGCCCTTCGGTCGATGCGATATTGACGATCCGTGGGTGCGCGGCGCGGCGCAGATGCGGCAGCGCGGCGCGGATCGCGCGCTGGTGCGCCGACAGCAGGATCGCGATGTGCCGGTTCCATTGGGCTTCATATTCATCAGCGTCGACCGCAAGATTGGCCGAAATCCCGGCATTGTTGACCAGCACCGCCAGCCCACCGAACGTCGTCGCGACCTGATTTACCACGCACGAAATCGCCGCGGCGTCGCTGACGTCCAGCGCCCACGCCTGCGCCGCAAACCCCTCCGCAACGATTTCGTCCGCCACCGCCTGTGCAGCCTCCAGCGTCACGTCGGTCACCGCCACCGACGCGCCCGCCCGCGCCAGCAGCACCGCGGTCGCGCGTCCCATCCCACTCGCCGCGCCGGTCACCAGCGCCGCGCTGCCGCCGAGCGAGGTGTCGATCGGTGGCACGGGCGTCATGCCAGCATCTCCTTCAGCGGTGTGCCCGTATCCGCCAGCCGCGCCGGATCGATCACCGCGCGCTCCATCACCAGTTTGCGTCCCTGCGCATAGTCGCGCGTCGCGTTGACGCAATCGAGCGCGATCACGCGCCCCTGCTTCAGGTAGACCAGCGAGAAACTCCGCGCCGCCACGTCGCCGCGCGTCACCAGCGCGTCGTAGCCGGTCGACAGCCCCACGGTCTGCAGCTTCAGATCATATTGGTTCGACCAGAACCACGGCACCGCATCGTAATGCGCGTCCTGCCCGACGATCGTCTTGGCGACCAACGTCCCCTGATCGTTGGCGTTCTGCACCGATTCCAGCCGGATCCGCGCACCGTCGACGTATCCGTTCTCATGCGCCGCACAATCCCCGATCGCGAATACATCCGGCAGGCTGGTGCGGCACGCGCCGTCCACGTCCACGCCGTTCGCGCCGCTCGCGCCCGCCGCGATCAACGGCTGCACCGCGGGCACGATCCCGATCCCGACGACGACCAGATCGGCCGGAACCTCGCTCCCGTCCGCCAGCCGCACTGCACGGACGCGGCCTTCGCCCAGCAGGCAATCGACCCCCACGCCCAGTTGCACGTCAACGCCGTGCGCGCGGTGTTCGCCCTCGTAGAAGCGCGACAGCGGCTCCCCCGCCACCCGCGCCAGTACGCGGTCGAGCGCCTCCAATACCGTGACGTGCTTGCCAAGCTTGGTCAGCACGGCCGCCGCCTCCAGCCCGATATAGCCGCCGCCGATCACCACGACGCGCTCCACGCCCGGCAGTTCGCTCTCGAGCGTATCGACGTCCGCGCGCGTGCGGATCGCATGGACCCCCGCCAGATCGGCCCCGCCGCACGACAGCCGTCGCGGCGCGCCGCCCGTCGCCCACACCAATGTTCCGTAGCCGATCGCCGCGCCGGTCGCGTCGGTCACCGACTTCGCCGCCGCATCGACCGACACGATCCGCCTTCCGCGCAACACGCCGACGTTCCGCTCGTCCCAGAAGGCGGGCGGCCGGATCAGCAGCCGCTCGAACGGCTTGTCCTTTGCCAGATATTCCTTCGACAGCGGCGGGCGTTCGTAAGGGTAATCGTCCTCCTCGGTCACCATCGCGACCGATCCGGCGAACCCCAATTGCCGCAGAGCGATCGCGCATTGCGCCCCGCCGTGCCCGGCCCCCACGATCAGGACGTCGTATCGCTCCGTCATGTTCCCCCTATCGCAAGCCTAGGGCCTGAACTCAATTGGAACGCGGATCGTGATCGCCCGTGGAAAGCCGCCGACAAGGAGCGCAGCGCCGTCGCGTAGCTGAAGCTACGCGCAAGCAAGCGACGCCGTTCGGCGGCTTTCCACGGGCGACCGCGCAGCGGCGGGCCGAATTTGGCGCCGGGCGTCGTCGCGCCTCGGTCACGATGCTTCAGCATCGCTCCCTCGTTGCTCCTAGCCCAACACCAAATTCGGCTCCGTCACGACCGCGTTCCAATTGAGTTCAGACCCTAACGCCCACGCGCCAGCCGCTCCTCGGTCGGCGTGAAGGCGGATCGCTTTCCCGGTTCGACCGGCACGTCGGTCGCGAAATACGCCACGCCCGTTCCGCGCGCGGGATCGATCCACAGCCCCGATTGCAGGCCGTAAGCGTCGCCCGCATGGCCCCACCGCTGCCGCCCATCGCCGAACGGATCGTCGCCGCACCCGTCACGCGGTGTCGCCAGGATCATCGTCGCCAGGCCATAGCGGCAATGCAGCGCCGCCTTCACCGCGCCGGTATCGGTATCGCTCCCCGGATCGCCGTTCGTCCCGTCATAGGTCCACGCCGGGGCCGACAGCAACGCGACCGACGCGGGCGTCAGCACCCGCACCCCATCCAGCGTCCCGCCATTCAGCAACATTCGCCCGACCCGCGCCAACCCCCGCGCGGAAATGCGCAAGCCACCTTGCGGGGAGAAGATTGCGCCGTTCGCCCCAGCCCGCCACTTCGACAGATCGCACGACCCGTCGCGCGCCGGGGTTACCGAACACGCCGGTTTCTTTGCCTGATTGTCGTCCTTCACTGGCTTCCCGTCGGCGTACAGCACCACCGCGCGCGCCGCCGCGTCAGCCTTGCACGCGTCCCAGTTGAAGCACGCCTCCAGCTTGAACGCCTCCAGCACCAGCCGCGCCATCAGCTGGTCGAACCGCTCCCCCGTCGCCCGCTCCATCACCGCCGCGATCACGGGGAAGTTGAAGTTGGTGTAACGGAAGTACGTCCCCGGCGCGTGATCCGCATCCCATGCCTTCGCATCGCCCAGCACTACCCGCGGCTCGGCATCCAGCGGCAGGACATAATCGACCGCGTCAGTCAGGCTCGACGTGTGCGACAGCAACTGCCGCAAGCTGATCGGCGCATCCGGAAACGCCGGATTGCGCAACCGCCACCCGAGCCGATCGGAAACATCCGCATCCAGATCGAGCGTCCCCGCCTCCACCAGCCGCAGCACCGCGATCGCCACCACCAGCTTCGACACCGACGCCACCCGCGCCGGATCGTCCGCCGTCACCGCTCGCCCCGCCGCCACATCCGCCAGACCTCGCGTCGCGACCGCGGTTTCGCCCTGGCGATCGAACGCCACCCGCACTTCGGCCACCGGCGCCGCCGCCAGCGCAGCCGCCAGCAGGATCATCCCGCCGTGGCCGCTGGTGACGGCGAAGCGGCGGGCGACGGCGCGCCCGCCTGCTTCGGCAGGATCACCTCGACCCGGCGGTTCTTCTGCCGCCCGGCTTCGTCGTCGGTGCCATCGGATTTGGCGTTCGGCGCGACCGGCCGCATTTCGCCCAGGCCGATCGTGCGCAACCGCGTCGCCGCCACACCCTTTTCGACCAGATACGCCTGCACCGCCTTCGCGCGGTCCTCCGACAATTTCTTGTTGTAGGCGTCGTCGCCGCGCGCGTCGGTATGCCCCTCGACCGCGATCTCGCCCTCGCCGCCCGCCGCGATCAGCGCGGCGAGCCGGTCCAGCGTGCCCTTTGCATCCGGACGGATCGTCGCCTTGTCGAAATCGAACGTCACGTCGCCGGCCAGCGACACCACAGTCCCGCGGTCGGTTTCCACCGCGCCCAGTTCGGACTTCAGTTTCTCCACCGCCTGCAGGCTGCTGGTGGCGCGTCCGGCCTGCCCGAAGCTCGATCCGCCCGCCGCCGCCAGCCCGAACTTCGACGCGGGCACGTTCTGCATATTCGACAGCGCGGACACTTCCGGAATATCCCCGCCATTTGCGCCGTCCAGCGGCAGCGCCGCCTCGAACCGCGGATAGGTGCTGTACTGATTGTCGCCGCTGTCGTGCGAATTCAGGATCAGCGTCGCGCGGCCCGACGACGGCAGCTTGCCCGCGAACACCAGCGCGCCGTCCATCATCTTACCCGGCTGCACCGCCAGATCGGCGTTGGTCGGCGATTTGACCAGCATCAATTTCTCGCCGCTGTCGGTGACGATATAGCTGTGGTCGGTCCCCGCATTCAGGTCGATCTCCCGGTCGCGCCCGTTCATCACGCGCACCGACACCAACACGCGCTCGCCTGACGTGCGCACCGACTTGACCTGCAACACCGCCCCGTTGCGGTGCGCGATCTGCGCATTCACTGGCGCGCCGTCGCCGCCGCCGAACGACACCAGCCCGTTGTCGCACGCGGCCAGCGCCAGGACGCCCGCCAGTAATACGCCCCGCCTCACTGTGCCGCCCCCGCCGCGGCCTGACCCAGCGGTAGGTCGATGCGAAATCCGGGGTTCGTGCTGTATTGGCTGTCGGTCGAACTGTCCTCGTTCAGCACCAGCACGCCGCTCTTCACCGCGGGCAGCCGCCCGAGAAACACCAGTTCGCCCTCGAACGTCTGGCCCGCCGGCACCGTCAGCCGCGGGTTGGTGGTCGGCGGCGAAAGATACAGCCGCTCCCCCGATTCCAGCAGCAGGAACCCTTCGCGGTTGTTGGTCCAGCGATTGAGGTCGATCTCGTCCTTGCGTCCGTTGATCACCCGCACGCCGACTGCGGTATCGGTGGCGCGCGATTGCAGCGACGTCACCTGCAGCACAACGCCGTTCGGATGCGCGACCTGAATTTCCAGCGGCTTGGCCTGCCCGTTGTTCCACAGCGAGACCGTCGCCGCAGGCTGCACCGCGCCCGCGCCCGCCGTCGCGCCTTCGGCCACTGCTGCTGCATTGCCGTCATTCGCCGCGGGCGGATTGCACGCGCTCAGCGCCAGCCCCGTGAGCGCGAACGCCAGTTGCCTGGAAACCGTCATGCGATACTCCCTCCCGATACGCCGCGGAGGTTCGCCCCGCCAGTCAAGGCTGCGATTGATCGCGTCGCGCCGCCCGAAAATCAAGCACGGATCGTGCGCGTTCAACCGCTTAGTCGTCGGCCTTCGGCGCGCTCAGCCCCTCGATGTTGATCGTCAGCTGCACGCTCAGCGCATGATCCATCTGCGCCCGCGCGCCACGCCGTCCGACGCGGTACTGGTTCAGATACCCCGCGTCGGCGCTGAGATGTCGGCCGATCGGCACCGTCACGCCCAGGATGTTGCGCATCCGCTCATACCCGCGCACCTGCCCCCAGCGGGTGCTGTTGGGCAGATAGAAGCTCTCATGGCTGACGAACAACGCCAGCCCCTTCGGCCGCAGCGCGTGATTGTACCGCACCAGCGGCCGGATACGGAAACCGATCTCGTCGCCCGCCGGGCTGAAGCGCTCGTCGATGCGAAAACGCGTCGTGACCGGGCCGAAGGTCGCGATCACATGCTGGCGCAACCGGTTCTCGTCGTCGGCATTATTGCCGTTATGCGCCCCGACCGCGCGATAGCCGAAGCCCAGCTCCACATTGTCCGCCACCTTGTAGCCCAGGATGCCGCCGAATTCGGTCTGGAACAGCCCGTCCGCGCGATCCCCGAAGCGCGCGATCTGCTCCAGCGTGATGCGCAGCTTCGGCGCCAGCGGCACGTTGGTGTTGACCTGCAGCCACAATTGCTCGTCCTGCTGCTGCGCCCGCGCAGGCTCCGCCGCGAGCAGCGGTGCGAGCAACGCCGCCAGCCACGCGCCGCGACGCCGCGGCAGCGTCCGATCCTGCGCCATAATCTGCCCCCTCGGCATGAAAGAGGCGCGCCCATACCGCAGGACCGCCCGCGCGGGAATATCGATCGACGCTACGGTGCCCGGACGTGCGAACGCACGTTGGGCGCACCCCCCGTTTCGCGCAGCGCCGCCAGAAACTCCACCTGCCGCGCGGGCGTCCACCCGTCATGGCGATGCCGAAACTGCGTGCTTCATGCGAGCGCCCCCCGGCGTTGAAAGAGGCGGACCATATATCGCAGTCAGGGGTCTGCAGGAAAATGGAAAATCCGGCCGCAATCAGACCGTCGTCGCCGCCTCTGGTTCGCTCACCGTCGACAATGCGCGGCGGAACGCGATGCCCAGTCCCATCAGCCAGATCACACCCAGAACGACGTGTGCGACGTTCGCACCCATCGGCCCCATCACCGGCAACAGGCCGATCGCTGTCACCTGGAACGCCAGCGTAGCGACCGCGACAATCAGCAGCACCGCTCCGGCCCGCCCCATCGCCAACAGCGCGGACCGCATCACCGTACCGCTCATCGTCAGCATCAACGCGAAGCTCTGCACGATCAACAGCGGCGCCGCGCCGCCGAATTCAGGGCCGGCGGTCCACGCGATGATCCGTGCGCCAAGCACCACCGATGCGGCGAACAGCAACAGGCCGAACCCGGCGACGATCAGTTCGGTCTGCATCACCAGGCGGCGAAACGCATCATATCGCGCGGCCGCCCACAACCGGGTTATGTCGGGATAGACGACCGCCTGCACCTGCGCCGCCGCCTGCTGACCCAACCGGGCGATACGCTTCGCGAAATAATAAAGGCCTGCCGACGCCGGATCGGTCAGCCAACCCACCAGGAGCGTGTCCATCATCTGCGCGCTCGACCACAACGTGCCTGAAAAGTTTGCCGACCACGTGAACCGCCACAGGCCCGGAAAGCGCGTGAAAAGGCCTTTCAGATCGGCGCGATAGAAGCGGTGCAGCCGCTGGCGCCGCAACGCCATGCCTGCGGCTGCGGTAACCAGCAGCGGGGCCAGGCTGTCGGTGAGCGCCCAGATACAGACGAAGGTCAGGACGCCCGCCCCCGCCAGATACGCCGCGCCGCACAGCAACAGCTTCAGCACCCCGGCGATCAACTGGACATAGGCTATCGTCCGGTACTTGTTGGCCATCCGCAATATGGCGGTCGGCGATCCGTTGATGTTGAACAAGAGAACGGTCGCGTAGATGGCGATCATGGCGACGGTTTCGCGCGGCAGGTCGAACAGTTCGATCGCGGCCAGGATGCCGAGCATCGCGAAAAGCCATGATCCGACCGAACTGCACAGGTCGAAGAGCACGCCGTATTTTAGCAGCGCCATCAGCTTTTCACGGTCATCCATCACGTCCAGGCTCGCGCCGAACCGGATCAGCGGCTGCCAGACCTGAAAGTCGGCGATCCGCTTGATGACCTGCGCATAGGTCAGGATGAGGGCAAGGACGCCGTAGCTTGCGGGGCCGAGCGCGCGCGCCGTCAGTATGATGGCGGGCAACCCGATCACGATATTGGCGGCGTTGCCGGTCAGCAGATGACCGATGTTCACCAGCCGCGACCGCGTCCCGCCGCGCCAGAACGCCTTGTGGAAAGGACCGGCCAATGTCCGCACCTAGATCGCAGTCACCACGTCGTCGTGCCGATCGATCGCAGAA contains:
- a CDS encoding NAD(+) synthase, producing the protein MKAAFRSIHHHRMVRVAAATPIASVGDPAANAAETIALAKRAHDEAVDLVVFPELNVSSYAIDDLHLQSALQGATRDALAAIVAATAKLKPVLIVGAALVRNARLYNTAVVIARGRVLGVVPKTFLPNYREYYEKRLFASGAGLSGLTIDLNGEDVPFGADQIFAAHDLPHFSFHVEICEDYWSPTPPSTLGALAGALICCNLSASNVTIGKARDRDTLSAAQSMRAICAYVYSAAGPGESTIDLAWDGQGTIHELGELIGASTRFPREPDLLIRDVDCERLLQERLRTGTFNDAAALAHHPETRFRRIAFDHKPDFADIGLRRDIRRFPFVPDTPERLDADCYEAFNIQVEGLTKRLVATGSQRLVIGVSGGLDSTHALIVAAKALDRLDRPRTDILGVTMPGFATSDGTKSNAWTLMRALGVSAEEIDIRPAARRMLEDIGHPFGDGEPQYDVTFENVQAGLRTDYLFRLANQRHGIVVGTGDLSELALGWCTYGVGDHMSHYGVNAGVPKTLIQFLIRWAIATDQYDRETDTVLEAILNTEISPELVPAGADGAIQSTESKIGPYALNDFFTHYVIRRGLAPSKIAFLAWHAWRDAAAGNWPAGYPENGRAAYEIETITHWLERFLTRFFQTSQFKRSALPNGPKVSAGGALSPRGDWRAPSDGTAAAWLAELTQNGPH
- a CDS encoding diguanylate cyclase, whose protein sequence is MARRRYNRVAEAIALGTVYFAAAAVTIAGTRFDGGVAFLWIATAVLTARLVTQKTSRWPASIAACFIAGAAATTLFGFGATAALPLAVVNVAEAVLGAALLRRLSGGRTVNDTHHWLIAFVVSAGMAGPLAGAIGAGATIHLLYGRAFLPEALHWYSGHALGTLAFMPIAVMILRGEAARLLRNTRRAKLVELAMLLTLVALVSLITFAQDRMPLLFLPMLPIVLATFRGGALSTAASIVVVSLIGGAFTLNGHGPIALMDGDVGSRIQFLQFFIAATMLTVLPANAELQRRAELFRRLRESEARYRMVTDNTTDIIINIDIHGRLRFVSSSIREIGGHDPDALVGRHVSVLVDATEVDKMREMIAATVDDPMRVTVSEYRAPTRSGERWFESRTRAVLDDDGVVTGLVSAVRDVTHRKEHEDSLARAALTDPLTGLANRIAFRTELTRQVATGTGGCVAVFDLDHFKLVNDRHGHAAGDEVLRRFAAIARAAVRDQDMVARLGGEEFAVVLPDASIEQARLVCDRLRAAVGATRCSVDSGTIAVTVSGGVASYRAGDADDAVLHAADTALYRAKDAGRDRLALAA
- a CDS encoding glutathione S-transferase family protein; amino-acid sequence: MKLYTSIGPNPRVVTIFLAEKGVDLPTEKVDIMAGDNRRAPYTGTNPASTTPALMLDDGDVVSEITAICEYLDELHPEPPLIGATPAQRAATRMWVRRIDLTVTSPMTFGFRGAEGLKMFEQRLRCVPEASPGMKACAQDGLAFIDAQMAGRDYIAGDRLTLADILLFAFVEFGSRIGQPLDAAHGNLAAWYERLKARPAFAG
- a CDS encoding SDR family NAD(P)-dependent oxidoreductase, producing the protein MTPVPPIDTSLGGSAALVTGAASGMGRATAVLLARAGASVAVTDVTLEAAQAVADEIVAEGFAAQAWALDVSDAAAISCVVNQVATTFGGLAVLVNNAGISANLAVDADEYEAQWNRHIAILLSAHQRAIRAALPHLRRAAHPRIVNIASTEGLGATAGFSAYSAAKAGAIGLTRSLAVELGKGGITVNCICPGPIDTGMTASVPDDAKATYAHRRTALRRYGRPEEVAFVTLSLCLPAASYVTGAVIPVDGGLMARNA
- a CDS encoding NAD(P)/FAD-dependent oxidoreductase translates to MTERYDVLIVGAGHGGAQCAIALRQLGFAGSVAMVTEEDDYPYERPPLSKEYLAKDKPFERLLIRPPAFWDERNVGVLRGRRIVSVDAAAKSVTDATGAAIGYGTLVWATGGAPRRLSCGGADLAGVHAIRTRADVDTLESELPGVERVVVIGGGYIGLEAAAVLTKLGKHVTVLEALDRVLARVAGEPLSRFYEGEHRAHGVDVQLGVGVDCLLGEGRVRAVRLADGSEVPADLVVVGIGIVPAVQPLIAAGASGANGVDVDGACRTSLPDVFAIGDCAAHENGYVDGARIRLESVQNANDQGTLVAKTIVGQDAHYDAVPWFWSNQYDLKLQTVGLSTGYDALVTRGDVAARSFSLVYLKQGRVIALDCVNATRDYAQGRKLVMERAVIDPARLADTGTPLKEMLA
- a CDS encoding serine hydrolase — translated: MILLAAALAAAPVAEVRVAFDRQGETAVATRGLADVAAGRAVTADDPARVASVSKLVVAIAVLRLVEAGTLDLDADVSDRLGWRLRNPAFPDAPISLRQLLSHTSSLTDAVDYVLPLDAEPRVVLGDAKAWDADHAPGTYFRYTNFNFPVIAAVMERATGERFDQLMARLVLEAFKLEACFNWDACKADAAARAVVLYADGKPVKDDNQAKKPACSVTPARDGSCDLSKWRAGANGAIFSPQGGLRISARGLARVGRMLLNGGTLDGVRVLTPASVALLSAPAWTYDGTNGDPGSDTDTGAVKAALHCRYGLATMILATPRDGCGDDPFGDGRQRWGHAGDAYGLQSGLWIDPARGTGVAYFATDVPVEPGKRSAFTPTEERLARGR
- a CDS encoding OmpA family protein — translated: MRRGVLLAGVLALAACDNGLVSFGGGDGAPVNAQIAHRNGAVLQVKSVRTSGERVLVSVRVMNGRDREIDLNAGTDHSYIVTDSGEKLMLVKSPTNADLAVQPGKMMDGALVFAGKLPSSGRATLILNSHDSGDNQYSTYPRFEAALPLDGANGGDIPEVSALSNMQNVPASKFGLAAAGGSSFGQAGRATSSLQAVEKLKSELGAVETDRGTVVSLAGDVTFDFDKATIRPDAKGTLDRLAALIAAGGEGEIAVEGHTDARGDDAYNKKLSEDRAKAVQAYLVEKGVAATRLRTIGLGEMRPVAPNAKSDGTDDEAGRQKNRRVEVILPKQAGAPSPAASPSPAATAG
- a CDS encoding DUF2490 domain-containing protein, coding for MAQDRTLPRRRGAWLAALLAPLLAAEPARAQQQDEQLWLQVNTNVPLAPKLRITLEQIARFGDRADGLFQTEFGGILGYKVADNVELGFGYRAVGAHNGNNADDENRLRQHVIATFGPVTTRFRIDERFSPAGDEIGFRIRPLVRYNHALRPKGLALFVSHESFYLPNSTRWGQVRGYERMRNILGVTVPIGRHLSADAGYLNQYRVGRRGARAQMDHALSVQLTINIEGLSAPKADD